GGCGGGCCACGAACCAGCGCTCGTCACCGTCTTTGCAACGCATCCGGTATTGGACCTCAGCGGGCTCCACCGGCGCATCGACGAAGCCGTTGAGATGCTCGAGGGTCCGGGTCCGATCATCCGGATGCAGCAAGTCGGCCCAGGCCCGAGTCGGTGCGGTAATTCATCCAGGGTATAGCCGGTCTGTCGCCACCATTCGGGCGGAAAGAATACCGCCTGCGTCTTTGGGTCCCATTCCCAGAAAGTCAGGTCGGCAATGTGGGTGATCAGGCGCAGCCGTGCCTGGCTCTCGATGAGGGCTTGTTCGTCGCGTTTGCGCGCACTGATGTCGCTCAGGATAGCGCTCCAGACGATGCGCTCGCTGGTCGCCTCCGGTCGCTGGCTGATGTCCAGGTGAACCCAAGCGAGTGCATCGTCGGCTCGGCACAGGCGCAGATCATAGGTTTGTCGCTCGCCGGTGGCCAGGAGCTGGCGGCGCGCATGGTAGTGGGTGTCCTGATCCTCGGGGAGGATGAAGCGGGTCAGGGGTTGGTCGACCAACGTCTCGCGCGGCGCGTCCAGCAGGGTCGCGGCGGCGAGATTGGCCTCCTGGATCACCCCGTCTTCGCTCAGGGTCAGATAGCCCACCGGGGCCAGGTCGTAGAGGTCGAAATAGCGCGCCCGCGAGGTTGCCAGGTTTTCTTGGGTCTGGCGCAGCTCCTCGTTCTGCAGCTCCAGCTCGATCTGATGCACTCGGAGTTCGTGGATCAGCTGTTCGGTCGCCTCCGGTGTGTTGGCGTCTTTGAGCGGCTTGTCCAGGCTTTCAAGCTGTAACTCCGCCCGCCGGCGCAGGTCTGGTGCGCGTTCAGTGCGCTCGACGGAAGAATTGTCAGAAAGATGCAAGAGTGGTCTCCGTCGGATGGAAAAGCGCGTCAAGGGCGTCGAATGGCGAACAACCACTGCGTCAAGCGGGCGATCACCGCAGTGGCCAATCAAGAGTGGGCTCGGGTCAAGAATGGGCTCGGGTCGTCGATCTGCTCGCCGGGCTCGAATGACTGGGCGTGGCGCGACGCTTCACTGTGATGGTGCCAACCATCGACTGGTCGGCGAGCTTAGTTCCTGCGTTGGCTTAGATAGTGAGATCGCACCTTAGAAAATGTCCATCCGGTGTTTCCTGATTGCTCTGTGAAGCCCCCAACCGCCCCCGACATCCAGCACGCGATTCTCCGCAAATTTCTTTGCCTATGTGTCAGGTGGACTCCGATGAGCTGAGAACCTGGGCTGGGGATCTCGCGCGCAATACGCAGGACGTTTCACGACCAACGCCAACCGCCGCGAGGACTTTGTGGTCGGCATCGGCTACGACGACGCGATCAACGTGGCCCAGGAGATTGCGCGCAAGGTGCTGGCGGACCCCGCCGAATCGAGGCACCAAGACCTCGAAGTGGTGTCGACGAAGGCGGAAGCGGGTTTATACAGCGAATCGAGCGTCATCGAGGAGCAGGCACGGGAGGCAAGACCGTTGAAGGAAGGCGAGAATCTCTTGCCTGCCGCGTCTGGTTCGGCGGCCTTCGAAATGCGCCGGAAAGAAACAAGGCCATAGCACGGACAAAGATTGGCGGCTTAAGACGACCAAGCCACCGCC
Above is a genomic segment from Thiorhodovibrio litoralis containing:
- a CDS encoding PAS domain-containing protein — protein: MVVRHSTPLTRFSIRRRPLLHLSDNSSVERTERAPDLRRRAELQLESLDKPLKDANTPEATEQLIHELRVHQIELELQNEELRQTQENLATSRARYFDLYDLAPVGYLTLSEDGVIQEANLAAATLLDAPRETLVDQPLTRFILPEDQDTHYHARRQLLATGERQTYDLRLCRADDALAWVHLDISQRPEATSERIVWSAILSDISARKRDEQALIESQARLRLITHIADLTFWEWDPKTQAVFFPPEWWRQTGYTLDELPHRLGPGPTCCIRMIGPGPSSISTASSMRRWSPLRSNTGCVAKTVTSAGSWPA